A genomic region of Microlunatus sagamiharensis contains the following coding sequences:
- a CDS encoding class I SAM-dependent RNA methyltransferase yields MVESVPGDVVGPVVVGAVAHGGHCVARLDVGDGGPGRVVFVRHALPGERVLVTLTDTSHDRFWRGDATEVLEASPDRVVPPCPVAGPGRCGGCDFQHVALPAQRGLKTAVVAEQLQRLAGLTWEGEVEAVPVPGSDVDDGLGWRTRMRYHADAGGRSGLRRHRSHDLVVVPDGGCPIASPRTPAVVDRSWPAGAELVAAGTPTGSALLVAGTGPETTGDATPEGGLTEVVRGRAYAVPPDGFWQVHPAAADVLVGAVLDGLQPRAGERAFDLYGGVGLFAGALADAGCQVWGLESGRAAVAAARRNLVDAGKRARFTADRVERGLARLPGVVDLVVLDPPRTGAGAQVVRDVLARRPRAVAYVACDPAALARDLATAAKHGYEATSIRGFDLFPMTQHVECVAILSASASLRRA; encoded by the coding sequence CTGGTCGAGAGCGTGCCCGGGGACGTGGTCGGGCCCGTCGTCGTCGGAGCAGTCGCTCATGGCGGCCACTGCGTCGCCCGGCTCGACGTCGGCGACGGCGGGCCCGGCCGGGTGGTGTTCGTCCGGCATGCGCTGCCGGGGGAGCGGGTGCTGGTCACCCTGACCGACACGAGCCACGACCGCTTCTGGCGCGGGGACGCGACCGAGGTGCTCGAGGCCTCGCCCGACCGTGTCGTGCCGCCCTGCCCGGTCGCCGGGCCCGGGCGGTGCGGGGGCTGCGACTTCCAGCACGTGGCCCTGCCCGCGCAGCGCGGGCTCAAGACCGCCGTCGTCGCCGAGCAGCTGCAGCGGCTCGCGGGCCTCACCTGGGAGGGGGAGGTCGAGGCGGTCCCGGTGCCCGGGTCGGACGTGGACGACGGTCTCGGCTGGCGCACCAGGATGCGCTACCACGCCGACGCCGGCGGCCGGTCCGGCCTGCGGCGGCACCGCTCGCACGACCTGGTGGTCGTGCCCGACGGCGGCTGCCCGATCGCCTCGCCGCGCACGCCGGCCGTGGTCGACCGGTCCTGGCCGGCCGGGGCCGAGCTCGTCGCCGCGGGGACGCCGACCGGGTCCGCGCTGCTCGTCGCGGGCACCGGGCCGGAGACCACCGGCGACGCGACGCCCGAGGGCGGGTTGACCGAGGTCGTGCGCGGACGGGCGTACGCGGTCCCGCCCGACGGCTTCTGGCAGGTCCACCCCGCCGCGGCCGACGTGCTCGTCGGCGCCGTGCTCGACGGTCTGCAGCCGCGGGCGGGGGAGCGCGCGTTCGACCTCTACGGCGGCGTCGGGCTCTTCGCCGGCGCGCTGGCCGACGCCGGCTGCCAGGTCTGGGGGCTCGAGTCGGGCCGCGCCGCCGTCGCCGCCGCCCGACGGAACCTCGTCGACGCCGGCAAGCGGGCCCGCTTCACCGCCGACCGCGTGGAGCGCGGGCTCGCCCGGCTGCCCGGCGTGGTCGACCTCGTCGTCCTCGACCCGCCGCGCACCGGTGCCGGTGCCCAGGTGGTGCGCGACGTCCTGGCGCGGCGGCCGCGCGCGGTCGCGTACGTGGCCTGCGACCCGGCCGCCCTGGCCCGTGACCTGGCCACGGCGGCGAAGCACGGCTACGAGGCGACGAGCATCCGCGGCTTCGACCTGTTCCCGATGACCCAGCACGTGGAGTGCGTGGCGATTCTTTCTGCCTCCGCTTCGCTGCGGCGCGCCTGA
- a CDS encoding potassium channel family protein — protein MGCGRVGSTLARSLEKRGHTVAVVDVNVDAFRRLGPDFGGRTVKGVGFDREVLLEAGIEEADGFAAVSSGDNSNILAARVVRETFSVDNVVARIYDPGRAEVYERLGIPTVATVRWTSDQVLRRLLPAGSEPVWRDPSGNVRIIEVHVDRSWVGRTVGDIEDATGARVPFLFRMGSALVPKDATIFQDGDLVYAAVEDAELARVEDVLAAAPEGD, from the coding sequence ATGGGTTGCGGCCGGGTCGGCTCCACCCTCGCGCGCTCCCTCGAGAAGCGCGGGCACACGGTCGCGGTGGTCGACGTGAACGTGGACGCCTTCCGCCGCCTCGGGCCCGACTTCGGCGGGCGGACCGTCAAGGGCGTCGGCTTCGACCGGGAGGTGCTCCTCGAGGCGGGCATCGAGGAGGCCGACGGGTTCGCCGCCGTCTCCAGCGGCGACAACTCCAACATCCTCGCCGCCCGCGTCGTGCGCGAGACGTTCTCCGTCGACAACGTGGTGGCCCGCATCTACGACCCGGGTCGCGCCGAGGTCTACGAGCGCCTCGGCATCCCCACCGTCGCCACCGTCCGCTGGACCTCCGACCAGGTGCTGCGCCGACTGCTGCCCGCCGGCTCGGAGCCGGTGTGGCGCGACCCGTCGGGCAACGTCCGCATCATCGAGGTGCACGTCGACCGGTCGTGGGTCGGCCGGACTGTGGGCGACATCGAGGACGCGACGGGCGCCCGCGTGCCGTTCCTCTTCCGGATGGGCTCCGCGCTGGTGCCCAAGGACGCGACGATCTTCCAGGACGGCGACCTCGTGTACGCCGCCGTCGAGGACGCCGAGCTGGCCCGGGTCGAGGACGTCCTCGCCGCCGCACCCGAAGGAGACTGA
- a CDS encoding potassium channel family protein produces the protein MRVVIAGAGNVGRSIAAELVGKGHEILLIDRDPRAIKSDTLPQAEWLLADACELSSLEEAGIDTCDVAIAATGDDKANLVISLLCKTEFGVPRTVGRVNHPKNEWLFNEVWGVDISVSTPRLMSALVEEAVTVGDLVRLMTFHEGESSLVEMTLPTSSPVAGARVGDQDWPGDAVLVAIIRDGRTQAPDPDGSLEAGDELLFVTAQVDEQELANVLSPREGEVKDASMATPRMVTPGL, from the coding sequence ATGCGCGTCGTCATCGCGGGGGCCGGGAACGTCGGCCGCTCCATCGCCGCCGAGCTCGTCGGCAAGGGTCACGAGATCCTGCTCATCGACCGCGACCCGCGGGCGATCAAGTCCGACACCCTCCCCCAGGCCGAGTGGCTGCTGGCCGACGCGTGCGAGCTCTCCTCGCTCGAGGAGGCCGGGATCGACACCTGCGACGTGGCCATCGCCGCGACCGGTGATGACAAGGCCAACCTGGTCATCTCGCTGCTGTGCAAGACCGAGTTCGGCGTCCCGCGCACCGTGGGCCGGGTGAACCACCCCAAGAACGAGTGGCTGTTCAACGAGGTGTGGGGCGTCGACATCTCCGTCTCGACCCCGCGGCTGATGTCGGCGCTGGTCGAGGAGGCCGTCACCGTCGGCGACCTCGTCCGCCTGATGACCTTCCACGAGGGCGAGTCGAGCCTGGTCGAGATGACCCTGCCGACCTCGAGCCCGGTGGCCGGCGCCCGGGTGGGCGACCAGGACTGGCCCGGCGACGCCGTCCTCGTGGCGATCATCCGCGACGGTCGTACGCAGGCGCCCGACCCGGACGGTTCGCTGGAGGCGGGCGACGAGCTGCTGTTCGTGACCGCGCAGGTCGACGAGCAGGAGCTGGCGAACGTGCTCTCGCCGCGCGAGGGCGAGGTCAAGGACGCCTCCATGGCCACGCCGCGGATGGTCACGCCGGGTCTGTAG
- a CDS encoding choice-of-anchor D domain-containing protein codes for MNLVPRRTRAVAAFVLAGLVSAGLLGAAPASADVTTVSTDNLRTGWDQDEPKLAPSDVSAPDFGQLFETKLDGQIYAQPVLVKGTLLAVTEKNKAYGLDPVTGKVRWSRDVGKEWAASNIGCGDLVPTIGITATPAVDQATGTAYFTAKVDDGKNADNPHWYMHAVDITTGAERPGFPTTIKGAADNDDDHDFNPKTAMQRPGLLLLDGVVYAGFASHCDHQPYVGYVVGVDATTGKQTSMFATETGNSKAGAGIWQSGGGLMSDGKGQIIFATGNGVSPSPHPGKKPPSQLAESVVRVSVQADRTLKATDFFSPVNNSNLDTDDTDLGSGAPMAIPDGYGTADHPHLMVMVGKDGRVFLLDRDDFGGSGQKSGRKDDVLQTGGPYKGVWGHPAFWGGDGGYVYMVTNRGPMSAFKVGRSGSGLPALSRTGTTSGNFGYTSGSPTVTSNGKASGSALVWTVYASGPNGAGGQLRAYDALPSKGRLNLRYSAPIGTATKFAKVATDNGRVYVANRSGSVYGFGRPSTIALGGTPTDFGQVAVKATATKQVTVTAKREVRLTKVRSGAPFKIGKVKLPVTLKAGASVSVPVSYTPTAPGSDSGAISFVTTTGTFAFDLHGQGTKDGLVSDPSTLDFGEVPTGGNVTLDASITNSGSTSTTIQSVTAPTAPFSTDAAPAAGTQLEAGNSLSVPITFEPTAAGTFKTSLVVKSSTGTVTVPVTGSSIKGVAQLQIDPGTVQFGTIEVGKKVTKTFDIRNTGNLLLTLTKAAPPTAPFEVPDPVSEGQQIEPGDVIHQSVTFQPTALGSFDGTYSITGNDGQGAHLVTVHGTAVAKLPTTTIVGVGGKCADVRGGKDAKGTAVQLYGCNGSKAQTWTRAGSTFASLGKCLDVKGGSAKNKAKVQLWSCNGTAAQEWTPGTDGSLVNTASGKCLDVPGGAAKNKLQLQIYTCNASAAQRWTLTG; via the coding sequence TTGAACCTCGTCCCCCGTCGAACACGAGCCGTCGCAGCGTTCGTCCTCGCCGGGCTCGTCTCGGCCGGCCTGCTCGGCGCCGCACCGGCCTCGGCCGACGTCACGACCGTCTCCACCGACAACCTCCGCACAGGCTGGGACCAGGACGAGCCCAAGCTGGCCCCGTCCGACGTGTCCGCCCCCGACTTCGGCCAGCTCTTCGAGACCAAGCTCGACGGCCAGATCTACGCCCAGCCCGTCCTCGTGAAGGGCACGCTGCTCGCCGTCACCGAGAAGAACAAGGCGTACGGCCTCGACCCGGTCACCGGCAAGGTCCGGTGGAGCCGGGACGTGGGCAAGGAGTGGGCGGCCTCGAACATCGGGTGCGGCGACCTCGTGCCCACCATCGGCATCACGGCGACCCCCGCGGTCGACCAGGCGACCGGCACCGCCTACTTCACGGCCAAGGTCGACGACGGCAAGAACGCCGACAACCCGCACTGGTACATGCACGCCGTCGACATCACGACCGGGGCCGAGCGTCCCGGCTTCCCGACGACGATCAAGGGCGCGGCCGACAACGACGACGACCACGACTTCAACCCCAAGACCGCGATGCAGCGGCCGGGGCTGCTGCTCCTCGACGGCGTCGTCTACGCCGGCTTCGCCAGCCACTGCGACCACCAGCCGTACGTCGGCTACGTCGTCGGCGTGGACGCGACGACGGGCAAGCAGACCTCGATGTTCGCGACCGAGACGGGCAACAGCAAGGCCGGGGCCGGCATCTGGCAGTCCGGCGGCGGTCTGATGTCGGACGGCAAGGGCCAGATCATCTTCGCCACCGGCAACGGGGTCTCGCCGTCGCCGCACCCCGGCAAGAAGCCCCCGAGCCAGCTGGCCGAGTCCGTCGTCCGGGTGAGCGTGCAGGCCGACCGCACGCTCAAGGCGACCGACTTCTTCTCCCCGGTCAACAACAGCAACCTCGACACCGACGACACCGACCTCGGTTCCGGCGCCCCGATGGCCATCCCCGACGGCTACGGCACCGCCGACCACCCGCACCTGATGGTCATGGTCGGCAAGGACGGGCGGGTCTTCCTGCTCGACCGCGACGACTTCGGCGGCAGCGGTCAGAAGTCCGGCCGCAAGGACGACGTCCTGCAGACCGGCGGGCCGTACAAGGGCGTCTGGGGCCACCCCGCCTTCTGGGGCGGCGACGGCGGCTACGTCTACATGGTCACCAACCGCGGCCCGATGTCGGCCTTCAAGGTCGGTCGTTCCGGCTCCGGCCTCCCCGCGCTGAGCCGCACCGGCACGACGAGCGGGAACTTCGGCTACACCTCCGGGTCGCCGACCGTGACCTCGAACGGTAAGGCCTCCGGCTCGGCCCTCGTCTGGACCGTGTACGCCAGCGGCCCGAACGGCGCCGGCGGCCAGCTCCGTGCGTACGACGCCCTGCCCAGCAAGGGCCGGCTGAACCTGCGCTACTCCGCCCCGATCGGCACCGCCACCAAGTTCGCGAAGGTGGCGACCGACAACGGCCGCGTCTACGTCGCGAACCGGTCGGGCTCGGTGTACGGCTTCGGCCGGCCGTCGACGATCGCCCTGGGCGGCACGCCGACCGACTTCGGCCAGGTCGCGGTCAAGGCCACCGCGACCAAGCAGGTCACGGTGACCGCCAAGCGGGAGGTCCGGCTGACCAAGGTCCGCTCGGGCGCGCCCTTCAAGATCGGCAAGGTCAAGCTGCCGGTGACGCTCAAGGCCGGCGCGTCGGTGTCGGTGCCGGTGTCCTACACCCCGACCGCCCCCGGCTCGGACTCGGGCGCCATCTCCTTCGTCACCACGACGGGGACGTTCGCCTTCGACCTGCACGGCCAGGGCACCAAGGACGGGCTGGTCTCCGACCCCTCCACCCTCGACTTCGGGGAGGTGCCGACGGGCGGCAACGTGACGCTGGACGCCAGCATCACCAACAGCGGGTCGACGAGCACGACGATCCAGTCGGTCACCGCGCCAACGGCGCCCTTCTCCACCGACGCCGCTCCCGCGGCGGGCACCCAGCTCGAGGCGGGCAACTCGCTGTCGGTCCCGATCACCTTCGAGCCGACGGCCGCGGGCACCTTCAAGACCTCGCTCGTCGTGAAGTCCTCGACGGGCACGGTCACCGTCCCGGTCACGGGCTCCTCGATCAAGGGGGTCGCGCAGCTGCAGATCGACCCGGGCACCGTGCAGTTCGGGACGATCGAGGTGGGCAAGAAGGTGACCAAGACCTTCGACATCCGCAACACCGGCAACCTGCTGCTGACCCTCACCAAGGCGGCCCCGCCGACGGCGCCCTTCGAGGTGCCCGACCCGGTGTCGGAGGGTCAGCAGATCGAGCCCGGTGACGTGATCCACCAGTCGGTGACCTTCCAGCCGACGGCGCTGGGGAGCTTCGACGGGACCTACTCGATCACCGGCAACGACGGCCAGGGCGCGCACCTCGTCACGGTGCACGGCACCGCGGTGGCCAAGCTGCCGACGACGACCATCGTGGGTGTCGGCGGCAAGTGCGCCGACGTGCGCGGGGGCAAGGACGCCAAGGGCACGGCCGTGCAGCTGTACGGCTGCAACGGCTCCAAGGCCCAGACGTGGACCCGCGCGGGCAGCACCTTCGCCAGCCTCGGCAAGTGCCTCGACGTGAAGGGCGGCAGCGCCAAGAACAAGGCCAAGGTGCAGCTGTGGTCCTGCAACGGCACGGCCGCCCAGGAGTGGACCCCGGGCACGGACGGCTCGCTCGTGAACACGGCGTCAGGCAAGTGTCTGGACGTCCCGGGCGGCGCGGCCAAGAACAAGCTCCAGCTGCAGATCTACACCTGCAACGCCTCCGCGGCCCAGCGCTGGACCCTGACCGGCTGA
- a CDS encoding APC family permease, which produces MVRLRELSKRLLIGRKLSSTQLGETLLPKRIALPVFASDALSSVAYAPDEILITLSLAGLAGYAFSWKIAILVAVVMLVVVASYRQNVRAYPSGGGDYEVATVNLGPNAGLTVASALLVDYVLTVAVSISSGIQNAKSVPFLHFLDGHEALAAAFVVILLAALNLRGVRESGGLFAVPVYCFMGGVLLMVVWGLFRILVLGEPLRAESAQYTIEPEPRYAEFAGFWMVALLARTFSSGCAALTGVEAISNGVPAFKKPKSKNAATTLLLLGTVAVTMVIGVIVLANLTGVRLIDTGRSHYLLNGQRVDVIEKTGIAQLADVVFNDFRPGFYFVVAATFIILFLAANTAFNGFPVLGSILAKDGYLPRQLHTRGDRLAYSNGIVVLATLAVVLVVAYRANVTSLIQLYVVGVFVSFTVSQTGMLRHWTRHLKTERDPATRKQMKRSRVINGIGLTMTGTVLIIVLLSKFAQGAYIAIIAMAVIFVLMKAISRHYAHVAEETALVPGEDRMLPARVRGVVLVSKLHKPTMRAIAFAKASRPSSLEAVTVSVDEEETERLVEQWDEAGIPVPLRVIASPYREVTTPVLRYVKGLRTENPRDIVTVYIPEYVVGHWWEQILHNQSALRLKTRLLFTPGVMVTSVPFLLQSSDVAKRRLHRETEAEQSRRSYLQ; this is translated from the coding sequence GTGGTCCGACTCCGGGAGCTGAGCAAGCGGCTGCTCATCGGTCGCAAGCTCTCGTCCACCCAGCTGGGCGAGACGCTGCTCCCCAAGCGCATCGCGCTGCCCGTGTTCGCCTCGGACGCGCTGTCCTCCGTCGCGTACGCGCCCGACGAGATCCTCATCACGCTGTCGCTCGCCGGGCTCGCCGGCTACGCGTTCTCGTGGAAGATCGCGATCCTCGTCGCCGTCGTGATGCTCGTCGTCGTCGCGTCCTACCGCCAGAACGTGCGCGCCTACCCCTCGGGCGGCGGCGACTACGAGGTCGCGACCGTCAACCTCGGGCCCAACGCCGGTCTGACCGTGGCCAGCGCGCTGCTCGTCGACTACGTCCTGACCGTGGCCGTGTCGATCTCCTCGGGCATCCAGAACGCCAAGTCGGTGCCCTTCCTGCACTTCCTCGACGGCCACGAGGCGCTCGCGGCCGCCTTCGTCGTCATCCTGCTGGCCGCGCTCAACCTGCGCGGCGTCCGCGAGTCCGGCGGGCTGTTCGCGGTCCCGGTCTACTGCTTCATGGGCGGCGTGCTGCTCATGGTCGTCTGGGGGCTGTTCCGCATCCTCGTGCTCGGCGAGCCGCTGCGGGCCGAGAGCGCGCAGTACACGATCGAGCCCGAGCCGCGCTACGCCGAGTTCGCCGGCTTCTGGATGGTCGCGCTGCTGGCCCGCACGTTCTCCTCCGGCTGCGCGGCGCTGACCGGTGTCGAAGCGATCTCCAACGGCGTGCCGGCCTTCAAGAAGCCCAAGAGCAAGAACGCCGCGACGACCCTGCTGCTGCTCGGCACGGTCGCGGTGACGATGGTCATCGGCGTCATCGTGCTGGCCAACCTGACCGGCGTGCGGCTGATCGACACCGGCCGGTCGCACTACCTGCTCAACGGCCAGCGCGTCGACGTCATCGAGAAGACCGGCATCGCCCAGCTGGCCGACGTCGTCTTCAACGACTTCCGCCCCGGCTTCTACTTCGTCGTCGCGGCGACCTTCATCATCCTGTTCCTGGCCGCGAACACGGCCTTCAACGGCTTCCCGGTCCTCGGCTCGATCCTGGCCAAGGACGGCTACCTGCCCCGCCAGCTGCACACCCGCGGCGACCGGCTCGCGTACAGCAACGGCATCGTCGTGCTCGCGACCCTGGCGGTCGTGCTGGTGGTGGCCTACCGCGCCAACGTGACGTCGCTGATCCAGCTCTACGTCGTCGGCGTCTTCGTCTCGTTCACCGTGAGCCAGACCGGGATGCTGCGGCACTGGACCCGGCACCTCAAGACCGAGCGCGACCCGGCGACGCGCAAGCAGATGAAGCGCTCGCGCGTCATCAACGGCATCGGGCTGACGATGACCGGGACCGTGCTGATCATCGTGCTGCTCAGCAAGTTCGCCCAGGGCGCCTACATCGCCATCATCGCGATGGCCGTCATCTTCGTGCTGATGAAGGCGATCAGCCGCCACTACGCCCACGTCGCCGAGGAGACCGCGCTCGTGCCCGGCGAGGACCGGATGCTCCCCGCCCGCGTCCGCGGCGTCGTCCTGGTCAGCAAGCTGCACAAGCCGACGATGCGGGCGATCGCCTTCGCCAAGGCGTCGCGGCCGAGCTCGCTCGAGGCGGTGACCGTGTCCGTCGACGAGGAGGAGACCGAGCGCCTCGTCGAGCAGTGGGACGAGGCGGGCATCCCGGTGCCCCTGCGCGTGATCGCCTCGCCCTACCGCGAGGTCACCACGCCCGTCCTGCGCTACGTGAAGGGCCTGCGCACCGAGAACCCGCGCGACATCGTCACCGTCTACATCCCCGAGTACGTCGTCGGGCACTGGTGGGAGCAGATCCTGCACAACCAGAGCGCGCTGCGCCTCAAGACCCGCCTGCTGTTCACCCCCGGCGTCATGGTGACCTCCGTGCCCTTCCTGCTGCAGTCCTCCGACGTCGCCAAGCGCCGCCTGCACCGCGAGACCGAGGCCGAGCAGTCGCGCCGCAGCTACCTCCAGTGA
- a CDS encoding DUF3159 domain-containing protein, protein MTAADTPGAVGPEAPAGAQPPRPQFRYVEELVRYELGRTLGGPRGMVEAALPFVGFTVAWVASRQLYPSIGVAVGVALVLAVVRLVQRSSLKFVAQAVVPTAIAAIIATRTGRAEDVFLPGILYNGGLAVVSLLTVAVRRPLIGFVIGAALEDPTGWIRDRALVRMASRLTLVLAVPYVLRFVVQLPLFLAGEVVWLGVAKVVLGWPLLLAALFVIGLLLSRGRTPIEEHAAPAD, encoded by the coding sequence GTGACGGCGGCCGACACCCCGGGCGCCGTCGGACCCGAGGCGCCTGCCGGCGCCCAGCCGCCGCGGCCGCAGTTCCGCTACGTCGAGGAGCTAGTCCGCTACGAGCTGGGACGCACGCTCGGCGGCCCCCGCGGCATGGTCGAGGCGGCGCTGCCCTTCGTGGGCTTCACCGTCGCCTGGGTGGCGTCGCGCCAGCTCTACCCCTCGATCGGGGTGGCGGTGGGCGTGGCGCTCGTGCTCGCCGTCGTCCGGCTGGTGCAGCGCTCGTCGCTGAAGTTCGTCGCGCAGGCCGTCGTGCCGACGGCTATCGCCGCGATCATCGCCACCCGCACCGGCCGGGCCGAGGACGTCTTCCTGCCCGGCATCCTCTACAACGGCGGTCTCGCGGTGGTCTCGCTCCTGACCGTCGCCGTCCGCCGCCCGCTGATCGGCTTCGTGATCGGCGCCGCGCTCGAGGACCCGACCGGCTGGATCCGCGACCGCGCGCTGGTCAGGATGGCCTCGCGCCTCACGCTCGTCCTCGCGGTGCCCTACGTGCTCCGCTTCGTGGTGCAGCTGCCGCTCTTCCTCGCCGGCGAGGTCGTCTGGCTCGGCGTGGCCAAGGTCGTCCTCGGCTGGCCCCTGCTGCTCGCCGCGCTGTTCGTCATCGGGCTGCTGCTGTCGCGCGGCCGGACGCCCATCGAGGAGCACGCTGCACCAGCGGACTGA